The following coding sequences are from one Gopherus flavomarginatus isolate rGopFla2 unplaced genomic scaffold, rGopFla2.mat.asm mat_scaffold_74_arrow_ctg1, whole genome shotgun sequence window:
- the LOC127042628 gene encoding uncharacterized protein LOC127042628, whose product MKYKLSGTESLMMAQHNWLLSSVPLSSHTTISNLMTIYISRSVAPLWAPAWPHNMPIFLWPTWNNASSALVHSRPLLYLRYIDDIFIIWTHGKESLDKFHHDFNSFHPTISLGLDQSTQEVHFLDTTVQISDGHITTTLYRKPTDRYAYLHASSFHPGHITRSIVYSQALRYNRICSNPSDRDQHLQNLHQAFSKLQYLHEEIRKQINRARRVPRSLLLQDKPKKETNRSPLAITYSPQLKPIQRIIRDLRGRPVLAHRQPANLKHILTSNCTPHHSNSSSRTNPCNKPRCQLCPHIYTSDTITGPNQISHTITGSFTCTSTNVIYAIIWQQCPSAMYIGQTGQSLRKKINGDKSDIRNGNIQKPVGEHFNLPGHTIADLKVAILQQKNFRTRLQRETAELQFICKFDTISSGLNKDCEWLANYKTSFSSLGFHTSTARAGLHPP is encoded by the coding sequence atgaaatacaagctgtcaggaacagaatccctgatgatggcgcagcacaattggctgctgagctctgtgcctttatcctcacacacaactatttcaaatttgatgacaatatatatctccagatcagtggcaccgctatgggcacccgcatggccccacaatatgccaatatttttatggccgacctggaacaacgcttcctcagctctcgtccactcacgcccccttctctacctacgctacattgatgacatcttcatcatctggacccatgggaaggagtctctggataaattccaccacgatttcaacagcttccaccccaccatcagcctcggcctggaccaatctacacaggaggtccacttcctagacaccacggtgcaaataagtgatggtcacattactaccaccctataccgaaaacctaccgaccgctatgcctaccttcatgcctccagcttccatcccggacacatcacacgatccattgtctacagccaagcactgaggtacaaccgcatctgctctaacccctcagacagagaccaacacctacaaaatctccaccaagcattctcaaaactacaatacctgcacgaggaaataaggaaacagatcaacagagccagacgtgtacccagaagcctcctactgcaagacaaacccaagaaagaaaccaacaggtctccactagccatcacatacagtccccagctaaaacctatccaacgcatcatcagggacttgcgtggcaggccggtcctcgcccacaggcaacctgccaacctgaaacatattctcaccagtaactgcacaccgcaccatagtaactctagctcaagaaccaatccatgcaacaaacctcgatgccaactctgcccacatatctacaccagcgataccatcacaggacctaaccagatcagccacaccatcaccggttcattcacctgcacgtccaccaatgtaatatacgccatcatatggcagcaatgcccctctgctatgtacatcggccaaactggacagtcgctacggaaaaagataaacggagacaaatcagatattaggaatggcaatatacaaaaacctgtaggagaacacttcaacctccctggccacactatagcagaccttaaggtggccatcctgcagcaaaaaaacttcaggaccagacttcaaagagaaactgctgagcttcagttcatctgcaaatttgacaccatcagctcaggattaaacaaagactgtgaatggcttgccaactacaaaaccagtttctcctcccttggttttcacacctcaactgctagagcagggcttcatcctccctga